The Triticum dicoccoides isolate Atlit2015 ecotype Zavitan chromosome 6A, WEW_v2.0, whole genome shotgun sequence genome has a window encoding:
- the LOC119316006 gene encoding G-type lectin S-receptor-like serine/threonine-protein kinase At1g34300: MSGLDAAMIVILVAAIFGCGVALVCAYRGARWCLNRIAKSLAVVPEHVMRNATVERFVLDMAKEKPIRFTAEQLTGITRNYSMRLGTGGFGTVYRGALPNGLAVAVKVLHPGLDTKTSEEQFMAEMGTIGRTHHINLVRLYGFCFDANATRALVYEFMPNGSLDDYLSSACRAGAEVSMTTVAAIATGVARGLRYLHEECQHKIVHYDIKPGNVLLDATLTPKVADFGLARFVSRADTHVSLSGGRGTPGYAAPEVWTELRITEKCDVYSFGMLLLKIVGRGSSFHCEDDAASGSESSQPWFPMVAWTRYEASDLMELVLPTDVDDTRSSSREVVERMCKVAFWCVQQRPAARPSMSAVVKMLEGEMEIAPPPNPFQYLVANLWINVVSSDVASSQQSCLSSHKK, from the coding sequence ATGAGCGGGTTGGACGCCGCCATGATCGTGATCTTGGTCGCGGCGATCTTCGGATGCGGCGTGGCGCTCGTATGCGCCTACAGAGGCGCCAGGTGGTGTCTCAACCGTATCGCCAAGAGCTTGGCGGTGGTGCCGGAACACGTGATGAGGAACGCCACGGTCGAGCGCTTCGTGCTGGACATGGCCAAGGAGAAGCCCATCCGGTTCACGGCGGAGCAGCTCACCGGAATCACGCGCAACTACTCCATGCGCCTTGGGACCGGCGGCTTCGGCACCGTCTACCGAGGCGCGCTCCCCAACGGCCTCGCCGTGGCCGTCAAGGTGCTCCACCCTGGCCTCGACACCAAGACGTCCGAGGAGCAGTTCATGGCGGAGATGGGCACCATCGGCAGGACGCACCACATCAACCTCGTCAGGCTCTACGGCTTCTGCTTCGACGCCAACGCCACACGTGCGCTCGTCTACGAGTTCATGCCGAACGGCTCGCTCGACGACTACCTGTCCTCCGCCTGCAGGGCCGGCGCTGAGGTGAGCATGACCACGGTGGCTGCCATCGCCACCGGCGTCGCCAGAGGCCTCAGGTACCTCCACGAGGAGTGTCAGCACAAGATCGTGCACTACGACATCAAGCCCGGCAACGTCCTCCTCGACGCCACCCTCACGCCCAAGGTGGCCGACTTTGGCCTCGCGCGCTTCGTCAGCCGCGCCGACACGCACGTCTCCCTGTCCGGCGGGCGCGGCACCCCCGGGTACGCCGCACCGGAGGTGTGGACGGAGCTACGCATCACGGAGAAGTGCGATGTATACAGCTTCGGCATGCTCCTCCTCAAGATCGTCGGCCGCGGTAGCAGCTTCCACTGCGAGGACGATGCCGCGTCGGGCTCGGAGAGCAGCCAGCCGTGGTTTCCCATGGTCGCATGGACCAGGTACGAGGCCAGCGATCTAATGGAGCTCGTGTTGCCAACAGACGTGGATGACACGCGTAGCAGTAGCAGAGAGGTGGTGGAGAGGATGTGCAAGGTGGCGTTCTGGTGCGTGCAGCagcggccggcggcgaggccgTCGATGAGCGCGGTGGTGAAGATGCTGGAGGGGGAGATGGAGATCGCTCCGCCGCCCAACCCATTCCAGTATCTCGTGGCCAACCTGTGGATCAATGTGGTATCGTCGGACGTAGCTAGCAGCCAACAATCATGTCTATCTTCACACAagaaatga